ATTTATAAAAAATTACGTAGAGCCCAACAAATTTTTATAAAAGGCTAAAGTTAGCCTTTTATAAATCCACTTGCAATAACCTTATCACCATCATACATAACACAAAGCTGACCTTGCGCCACACCAAGCGCATTTTGATTTAGCGTTAGTTTCGCTGTTTTATTCTCTTTATCAACCTCAACAAAAGCATCAAGTTTAGGGCTTCTATATCTTATCTTAGTTTCGCACTCAAATTTATCTTTATCTATAAACAAATTTACGTTTTCAAGCTCGACTACCTTTTGAGCCAAATCATCTTTTGTCCCAACAATGATCTCGTTTTTATCGGCATTTATTTTTATAACGAAATGTGGCTCATGAGCACCAAAAACCTCAAAACCACGACGCTTACCGATAGTATAGTGCATATAGCCTTGGTGGCGGCCGATTATTTTGCCGTCTTTATCAACTACGTTTCCTGGTAAATTTGTATTGTAATGCCTATTTAAAACTTCGATATAGGTATCTTCCACAAAGCAAATTTCACTACTTTCTGCCTGCGTAGCAAATTCTTCAAGCACTTTTACACTTCTTGCAAGCTCTTTTATATCTTTTTTAAATTTATCCCCAAGCGGGAAAATAACATCTTTTAATATCTCTTTTGGCACTTGAGCTAAAAAGTAGCTTTGATCCTTGCTAGGATCTTTTGCACATGTGATAAATCCATCAATAACTTGCACATAATGCCCGGTAGCAAGCTTCTCACAGCCATTTGCCTTTGCAAAATCAAGCAACGCACCAAGCTTTATAAATTTATTGCACAAAGCACAAGGATTTGGCGTCTTGCCCTCTTTATAGAGCTTCACAAAAGGATCATAGACAAACTCGTTAAATTTATCTTGAAGATCCAAAATATGTACCTTTATGCCAAGATACTCGCCCACTTTTTTGACTTTTCTGATGTTTTCTTCGTGATATCCTGGCTTTTGATGTAGCATCATATAGCAGCCTTGCACTTCATGACCAGCTTCTTGCAGAAATTTAGCCGTCATAGTGCTATCTACACCACCGCTCATTGCG
This region of Campylobacter concisus genomic DNA includes:
- the mnmA gene encoding tRNA 2-thiouridine(34) synthase MnmA, whose translation is MKIMVAMSGGVDSTMTAKFLQEAGHEVQGCYMMLHQKPGYHEENIRKVKKVGEYLGIKVHILDLQDKFNEFVYDPFVKLYKEGKTPNPCALCNKFIKLGALLDFAKANGCEKLATGHYVQVIDGFITCAKDPSKDQSYFLAQVPKEILKDVIFPLGDKFKKDIKELARSVKVLEEFATQAESSEICFVEDTYIEVLNRHYNTNLPGNVVDKDGKIIGRHQGYMHYTIGKRRGFEVFGAHEPHFVIKINADKNEIIVGTKDDLAQKVVELENVNLFIDKDKFECETKIRYRSPKLDAFVEVDKENKTAKLTLNQNALGVAQGQLCVMYDGDKVIASGFIKG